A window of the Malaclemys terrapin pileata isolate rMalTer1 chromosome 6, rMalTer1.hap1, whole genome shotgun sequence genome harbors these coding sequences:
- the LOC128839721 gene encoding uncharacterized protein LOC128839721, whose translation MLADGEDEEGDEEDEAVDSAYNADFPDSQDLFITLTEIPYQPSPAVNPDTESGEGSATTSATVSQPSLASHSQRLAQIRRRKKRTREDMFSELMGCSRAQAAQQTQWRENLSQMHQAHMEREERWRQEDQQATQTLLGLMREQTDTLRRLVDVLQERRQEDRAPLHSICNRPPPPPSPIPPSPKVQRRRGGRVRANSHSTPADSSSSRRLSFPKI comes from the exons atgttagcggacggggaagatgaggaaggagatgaggaggacgaggcagtcgacagcgcttacaacgctgatttccccgacagccaggatctcttcatcacccttacagagatcccctaccaaccgtccccagccgttaacccggacacagaatctggggaaggatcagcca ccacatctgcgactgtctcacaacctagcctggcatcacactcccagaggctagcgcagattaggcgtaggaagaagaggacacgggaggacatgttctcggaacttatgggctgctcccgagcccaggcagcacagcagacccagtggcgggagaacttgtcccaaatgcaccaagcacacatggaacgggaggagaggtggcggcaggaagaccagcaggcgactcaaacgctgcttggactaatgagggagcaaacggacacgctccggcgccttgtggatgttctgcaggaacggaggcaggaggacagagccccgctgcactctatctgtaaccgccctcccccgccaccaagtcccatacccccctcacccaaagtgcaaagaaggaggggcggcagagtccgtgcaaactctcactccacccctgcagacagctctagtagtagaaggctctcattccccaaaatttga